One Aegilops tauschii subsp. strangulata cultivar AL8/78 chromosome 2, Aet v6.0, whole genome shotgun sequence genomic window, attcaccgcggtagaggatgcagtcgttaatgcatgcatgtatcttcagaacctctaaacctagagggcagacaaccttctttgcttcgtacgtactggcgggcaactcgttattcttcggaaacatattcttcaacattttcagcaaattttcaaatgatgagtcacctacaccttcctgtgccttccattttagcaaatccagtgtgcagcccagctttttcagactattatcgcatcctggatacaacgactttttgtgatcctctaacatgcgatccaaattctccctctccttgtcagtttcgcagcgtctccgtgcatcagcaatggtccgaccaagatcatcagcgggctcatcatgtgcctcttcttcaccttcacctaacccttccccaccttcagcatcatcctccatgaaagtatcaccgaaatgatcatgatagttgtcatcgatatcatccccttcttcatcttcttccattctaacccctctttctccatgcttggtccaacaattatagcttggcatgaaaccgtgccgaagcaggtgcatgtgaacgtctcttgaggaggagtaacccttctgattcttacagacagcacatggacagataataaaaccttgctgcttgttcgcatttgccactacgaggaaatctttcaaacccgtagtgaactcgccggagagtcggggaccgtacatccattgccgattcatctgcattattattatataaagtatataattaaccatcatgcatttgttaaactaactagctagaaataatacaaattaaacaatgaactacacacatgcatattttatcaatgacacatgaaaggttcaagttgctaaccgcgatcgcggaggaaaaataaatgagaaagctcaagtgtggctcggacacttcatatcatgtttgtttcaggctctcgggcatttcatcgaacaccttgtgtgcataggaggaaccaaaagcaaacccaccaccccctactgaaaattgtgaagtgagctgagtgaagtgaagtgagctgagtcctatatatagggatgggcctttagtcccggttggcctggccaaccgcaactaaaggccttcggggacctttagtcccggttggccaggccaaccgggactaaagcccctcccgtccgccagctggatgggcctttagtcccggttggcctggccaaccgcgactaaaggccttcggggacctttagtcccggttggccaggccaaccgtgactaaagcccctcccgtccgccagctgtcgaccgagcgcactgggcccagatagttggtcgcgggtctcctcccgaaccgcgactaaagaccccttttgtcgcggttcgattgttttggggactaatgggggcgtatggaagcctctttttctaccagTGTGTAGTGGTTAGTAGAACTGATCAATGCTTTATCTTGGGACTGATCTGTTCCACAATTTATCTTTAGTTCGACTTCAAAGTCAACAGGTTCGTCAGCCACAATTGCACGAGAAGGGCCAGTCAAGTGCAAAACAGGATCCTGcaaacatcatcattatcatcaCTAATGCTTAACTAAAACGGACGAACATATAAGATGAGATAGTATGGAAAGTATTGTAAACAGTTAAGTTTAAATAGACCATCACAACTTTTCTTATGAACAAACTCAATGAATTTTTTGTTTCTCAACACAAGCTCCCATTTTCAGTAAACTAACTATAGGGTATAAAGGTACTGTCCCGCAAGACATGTTCACAAAGGAAAGCTAACCAAACTAGAGAGTACTTATTTACTTAGATGCATAGGCATAGTCAATCTGCATGCTACTTGCTTTTTGCTCGGGTGCACGCACTACGGGTTTTGTTCGTGCTAGagctttttcttttccttttagtTATCTTTATTTCTGTCTTTGGACGTCTCAAGTAAATAAATTTTTACGCGCCAGTGCATGCTCAAGTAGCTAGCTAGATAGGATGTCTTTCCTACAAGGACGCCTAAATATTGTATCTTGTAACTGAAAAGATATCAGTCAGTCACCTAATCGAACACTCAAGATGCATCATTGTGGTACAAAGGCATCAAATAACTAATTATTTGCATCCATATGAAGTTGCGTAGACAATCACATGAAGTTGCCATGTAATTTTTAGCAGGAAGAATATCTGTTCAGTATTACCGCAGGTAGAATTTTGAAATATAGCAACCAGATAAAAGAAATGTGCTGCTTTGATCAGGTTGTTTTGATCCAAGTGTAACAATAATCAAGCTATGCTTATAAAAGAACCAGCTGAGCCATGTTGACATGTTAAGTTTCTATGTTTGCTACTCCCTCCGGTCCAAATTAATTGACGCTGACTCAATacaactttagtacaaagttgtaatAAGTCAGCGTCAATTAATTGGGATTGGAGGGAGTAGTATAATACACAAGATCACATGCATGCAGAAGGAAGGAAAACAACGTTGCATACACACCTTTTCTGTGACTACTTGGCAGTTAGCCCTGGAGCGACAGAAGAGAAGGTTGCGGTTACAGTCCACATCATCTCGAGCAGCCACCACGCCATACACATAGAGTGGCCACTTCAAGTTGTCATTTAGGTCACAGATTTTGAAGGAGTAGATCTGCAAGGCATCGGTCCTGTAGGATGCGATGACACTAGGTGCGCAGTGCGTAAAGTACATAGGAGACAGTGTGGCTGCAGCATCAATGTGCGTAGTGTTATATAAATCCAGAAATCAGTAAATCAAGGTACTACATATTTTTTACTACACAAGAAGCAAAGCAGCAAGTGATATGATTGCATTGATTGAGACATGCAGATTAATTAAGAAATAAAAAGGGAGCAAAGCTGACTAACAAGATGAAGTTAGGTGGACGAACGTCTCTTACTTGTATCATTGAAGCTGCCACACCGTGACACCGGGCTGCCCCAAGTAGATTCCCAGCCAATACGGCGCTCTTTGAAAAGAGAAATTTCAGCATCCTCGGAAGATTTGCATGAAATTGGCGATCCATGCGTCGCTATGGTTTCGGAGATCCTGAGACATTCTTGCGACAGGAGATGGAATAATCTGAGCTTCTCCAAGGGGATGGTGGCACTGAATTCTTTCCTCAGAGACTGGATCCGGTAGGCCAATTTGTGCGCCTCGTGCAAGAGCAGATCGAGGGCCTCCTCACGATTATCCACGAGGTAGGGCAAACTCACTGGTTTGATTTCTTTGATCTGGAGGGACATCTGCTCGAGCAGCTGAGGTGATATTGATCTCCCATCGCCATCGGCATCATGGCGCTTTAGATAAGCCTTCTTTCCGGTCATGGTCGCCAGATCCCGGGACGTGATTTCCCTCCTCAGGAGATCCGTCTCCCATCTCAGGATCTCTCGGTGGCGACGAAGAGCCTCTACCATGTCTTCATTCTCCGACGGGATCGATCCCCTGTCCAGCTGCATCTTTCGGCCCTCTCTgtttccgccgccgccgcctaggGTTAAGTTCTATTTTTTGCGAATAACCTACTCGATCGATCCTACCTGCTTTAGGTTAGTTCGAACCAAGATGATTTATGGTTCGGCGATTCTTCGAGTTCAAGTAGAGGACGGAGACCAGGCCGGACTGCGCTTGCGACACTACGTTTCTAAGTAATCCCAAGTTCCAACTCGGCCACTTCCTATTGTTCGCAAAGAAAGGAAAAGGAAACTGCGATCCGGCGGCGGCCTGCGTGTCTGTCCGTCAAACACACGCTTACTATAAGTAGGAGTATTTTTGTAATCGAATTCAGGACTTTTATTCAACCTAAATACATTTGTTCAGTAACACCCGTGTGAGAAAAAATCCCCCCGCACCACGTGCACATCTCTTGCCCATCCCCGCTGCAAACGCCAGGAGTAGCTCTCCCGCGACGCGGAGCAGGACCTTGTCGTTCGCCAAATGCTCGCCGCCGGCCCTACCACGGGTGCTCGCAGATCTTTGCAGCACAGCCGTTGGGGTTGCAGCTTTATGATCAAAATTGTTCCAGTAAACGACATCATGGGCTTCCCCCACCACTGGCCCACTACTAGCAAGACCCCTATAGGCAATCTAATAGTGGCGCGGGTTACTAGGATCGCGCTACTGAtatttagtagtagcgcgggtgaaAACGACGCGCTGCTGGTAGATAATAGTAGTAGCGCAGACACAACaggcccgcgctactactacgtgGTCCCTGCCGTGGGAGTAAGTCTGGTAGTAAGGATAGGGCTACGAAGGAGGAGGCAAGGCCCTAGCTACGGCGaggttgtacacacgagttttacgagt contains:
- the LOC109775985 gene encoding uncharacterized protein — translated: MQLDRGSIPSENEDMVEALRRHREILRWETDLLRREITSRDLATMTGKKAYLKRHDADGDGRSISPQLLEQMSLQIKEIKPVSLPYLVDNREEALDLLLHEAHKLAYRIQSLRKEFSATIPLEKLRLFHLLSQECLRISETIATHGSPISCKSSEDAEISLFKERRIGWESTWGSPVSRCGSFNDTTTLSPMYFTHCAPSVIASYRTDALQIYSFKICDLNDNLKWPLYVYGVVAARDDVDCNRNLLFCRSRANCQVVTEKDPVLHLTGPSRAIVADEPVDFEVELKINCGTDQSQDKALISSTNHYIFSTSDTSRGDAAFFFGRSCSANLSLETLHRAVQATILSIRVVGGVPLFEFGGRVACSSSTEESADPTCKQVVLLDSVEKIPEDGLDGYLPLLRNVVSVQLEGGLKVAIQAYGGSSHPSGSGLVYFPAQYCNVNQRTCLVCGSQVEVTVAWSRLVKDKMNILSR